Genomic segment of Candidatus Cloacimonadota bacterium:
CAGTCATAATTAAAGGAAATCTGGAGGAAGTTCAAGGACTCATAGAAGATAATGAAGACTTGTTATATGAGAAAAATCAGAATGACTGTAATTTGCTACACTTTTCTTCCTATTTGGGCTATAAGGATATTACAGAATATTTCATCCAAAAAGGAGTTGACCTTGATGCAAAAACCGATGAAGGGGAAACACCTCTTCATTATGCAGCTCGTAATGAAAAATTGGAGATTGTTAGCCTGTTGCTGCAAAATGGAGCCCAAGTCGATATCAAATGTATCCGTGGCAGGACTCCGTTACATGTCGTCTCAAGAGAAAACGGCAATGTAGCGATTGGGAAATTACTCATTAAAAACGGTGCTGATATAAATTCGAGAGACAATAATGAAAGGACTCCCCTTGCATTTTCTGCTTTCAGGGGTTATAAAGAATTCGTCAAATTCCTGTTGGAAAATGGAGTCGAGGTGCCAATGAAGGGAGAAGAAGCTGATGACCTGTTACACAAAGCAGCTATTGGTGGTCATAAAGAACTATTTGATTATATGATTGATAATGGGATCAACATAAATTCTAAAAGCTATTACGGGGGAACAATCCTGCATAGTGCTGCGTCCGGTGGACTGGTTGAAAGTATGAATAAATTATTAAAGAGCGGGATGAATATCAACGAAGAATGCAGATATGGATTGAAACCGATACATTATGCAACAATCGAAGGGAATAAGAATGTGATTGAATTGTTATTGAAAAACGGGGATGATATTAATTCAAAAACTAAAATTGGAAAGACTCCATTGGATTATGCAAAAGAATTAGAATATGATGAAATTGTTGATTTCTTAGTTACACGAGGTGCGGATGATAATATAAGATCTCTAACAGATTTCGAAGGCAAATATTTTAATCAACAAGCTCCAGGAGATACTGCTGAAATATTTGCACCCGGTATCGTATCATCTGAGTTTGGTGTTCATTCAAGCCCTGCTTTTATGCCCAATGGAACTGAAGTGTATTGGACGCCAATGGATTCCAGGAATGGAGGTATATATTTTACTAAAATAGAGAATGGTAAATGGATAATACCCAAAATAGCTGCTTTTTCATCAGGATACTTTTGCTCAAATCCGGTTTTATCTCCGGATGGGAGTAAGCTTTTTTTTCATTCAGAAAGACCTATCGAACAAAATGGTAAACCTGGCTTTGGTATCTGGTATGTTGAACGGAACGATAAAACGTGGTCAAATCCTAGCCAAATTACTTCTTACGTAAGCGATTTCGCTCCAGGATGGCAGGTCTCTTTGGATAGCAAAAGCAATATTTATTTCTCCATAAGAGGATTAAGCGATATATATGTATCGAGATATCTGAATGGGGATTATTCTGAGTCAGAGAAGCTGGAAGGCCCAATAAACACAGAACACATTGATGGCGATCCATTTATCGAAAAGAACGCTGAATATCTTGTTTTTTCTTCAAATCGTCCAGACGGCTTTGGGGGATTCGACCTTTATGTGGCATTTAAAAATGATGATGTTATATGGGAAGAAGTAAAAAATATCGGTGCGGGAGTTAACTCAGAAAGTAATGAAATGTGGCCGATTATTTCACCTGACGGTAAGTATTTGTTTTTTGCAAGTAACAGAAATGGAACAGTTGATTCTTACTGGATCGATACTCAGATCATAAAGGACTTAAGAGAAAAAGCAGTTTTTAAACAGATTTTTTATGAAGATTTTTATAATGAAGTCCTCGAACTTGAAAAGCAAGAATGTTACGATACAGCCCTTATTCTCGTTGAAGAAAACTGGCAAAACTATCCTGAACAGGAATTCGAACTCATGAAAGAGCTGGAATATCTGTATCGAAAAACTGAGCAGTATGAAAGATCTCTCAGTCTCTTTGAGTTAGGTCATGAGAAAGGATATTTCTTCCTGCTACATCCAAATCTTCCGAAGTGTGAACCGTATGTGGAATATTCTCGTTTTAATGATATCGTGGATCAAGACACCAACCTCAGAGGAACAGCAATTGATTCTGCTGAGACGATCTTCGAGATCGTACTTCCGGAAAATTATGATAAGACGAAAATCTACCCCCTCTTTTTCATCCTGCATGGAGGAGGAAGCTCGCTAAAAAAATCAAAAGAACACTGGATCATTCCTAGTGAAATAAAAACTAAATTCATAATTGCTTATGTTCAATCTTATATTTATTATGATTCGAATACATTTGGCTGGAGATCCTATGATGAACGAGCTCGAGAGGATATATCTCGAATTTATGATGAGATCACATCTGAATTTCCTCTTGATACAAGTGTCGTATATATTGGGGGTATGTCAGCTGGCGGAACTGCTGCTATGGATTTTGCGATCAATCAGATCATTCCGATCAAAGGAGTATTTGGAGTATGCCCAGGCATACCACAAGAGTTTGATGAAGAAAGAGTTGAAAAAGCAAAATTATCTGGTCTTAAGGTCATGATGGTAGCAGGCGAAAACGACCATTACCGACCACGACAGGAAGAAATGGAAAATGTTTTTGTAGATCAAAACGTCCCATCCAAATATATCCTCATTCCAGAAATGGGGCACGATATACCCGAAGATCTGAGTGATAGGTGGATTAAAGCAGTAAAGTTTTTTCAAGAATGATTTAGGATTTCAGATTTAAGATTTATGATTTGGGCTGAACATGTTCAGCCCCTACTTGGACATTGGCCATTGAATATGGTATATTGGATATTCTACAGCTCTTTCTCCATGTACACCGCATTTTTAAATGGATTGTACCGATATGCCTTGATCTCCCTAAATCCTAACTCTTCATAAATTTTGATTGGTGTTGTCATGGAACGAAGTGTATCTAACCTCATTATGCGATATCCTATCTCCTTTGCTCTTTCAATGATTTTATCCGCTAGCTGTTTCCCCATTCCCTTCCCCCTATATCCTTTTCTCACATACATTCTTTTTAATTCACAAATTCCAGGTTCGAGCTTTCTCAAAGCGATGCATCCTGCTATATCTTCTATTACTTTACAGAGAAATATACATCCCTCAGGTGGTGTATATTCTCCAGGCAGATTTTCCAGCTCCTTATCAAAATTCTGAAAATCTAAAGGAAAACCAAGTGATTGCTCATATTCAGCAAACAGCTCCCTGACAAATGTAATAACCTTTTCAGAATAGTCTTCATAGATATCGAATTTCATGCATTAACTCTCAATTCGAAGTATGTTGTGTAAAGAAAATTGAAGTGAAAATTATCCGGACAGATTACTTGACGTGGATAACCGGGTATAATTATTTCCTCCACGATTCAAGAACTTAATAAAATACAGGAGAAGACATGGATGCAAACGGAAAAAAGATGGATCGAAGCGGATGGGCTGTTGGTGGAGGTACGATGATCGGTATCGGCGTTGGATTTTTTCTTCTGCCATTATCAGTGTTTTATCTCATCGGATCGATCCTCGGTGGTATCGGGCTCGGATTGATAATTGGTGCAATTATTGGAAAATAATGACAATTAACAATTACAAATTTTTGAATATAGAATGGATATTATAATTTTCTACTCCCAAATACTGAACCAATCCTAACCACAAAAAGGGGTAACTCAATGATAAGAAAAAGATACATACTGATTATCTTATTTTACTTAATTATTATGAACCTGCTCCAAGCAAATGATAGCCAGCAATCACCACGAACATTTCCTGTCGATGAACTTCAGCAGGATTTCCAAAGATTCCGAGAAATCCTTGAACAGGAGCACTGCTGCACGTATGAATATACCTCAAAGGCAGAAATGGATAGTCTTTTTGATACACACTATGACTTGATCGATCATGATAAGACCATTTATGAATTCTTCCAACTTCTTGCACCTATTACTGCAAAGATTGGTTGTATGCATACTTCTACCTGGTTGCCTGTTCGATACTTCAGGACAAAACCCAGGAATATGTTTCCGCTCACCGTGAAACTCATCGACGAAAAACTTGTAGTATTAGGAAGCTACAACGATTCCCTTGAAGTACCAATTGGGAGTATTCTCCTTCATATAAACGGTACACCTGTAGATTCGATCATTGCCGATCTCCAATTGATAACCCCTGCTGATGCGATGAATCCATATTTCATCGATTCTCAACTCTCCCACCGTTTCTCTCAATTCTATACCAGCATGTACGGTCTACCCGATGGATACGAAGTAACTTACATCAAACCTGGCACAAGTGATCCTACCACTAAAAACCTTACCCCCACCGATGATCCATCAGTTAGGGAAATCGTATTTCGTCATTTCAGTAATCCACCTCTTGAATTTGAAATCCTTGAAGATGAGAACACTGCAATATTAACAGTCTATACTTTTGCATATTATACTCGTGTCGAATACTTCCAAAGTTTTATGGACTCATGCTTCAGCAAGATTAAAGAAAAGAAAATTGAAAATCTGATACTAGATCTCAGGGGTAACAGCGGTGGTGATCCTTTCTGTTCAACCATCCTACTGTCCTATCTGGAAAGCGAACCAGTCCCCTATTTTGCGGAACGCTACGGAAAATATTCCGACTTTGCAGACCCGATCCCTCTTGCAGAAAACCACTTTACAGGGAATCTCTACACGTTGATCGACGGGATTTGCGGTTCTACGAACGGGCATTTCTGCGCGCTCCTGGACTATAATAACATTGGCACATTTATCGGTACTCCGAGTGGTGCAACCTATAAATGTAATGCAGGAAAAAACACGGAACTCCTACTGCCCAATACCCAGATGATCATCACGATCGGGAGAACAACATACAGAGCAGCAGTCGAGAATATGGATAAAGCAGCACCCATCAAACCGGATATTCTTGTTCATGAAACAGCTGATGACATTGCAGTCGGTAGAGATGTGTTCATGGAAGCTGCACTCAAAGAAATCCAGAAAAATAAATAAATGTATCTCTAGCCTGAACATGTTCAGCCCCTCCTTGGATATTGGAAGTTGTAAATTTGTTATTGGATATTTTGTTTTTCTTGACAGCTAAACAAAATATAAATATACAACAAGTCGAAATGAAAGAAAAAAAAATGGAAAATCAAAAATTAATCACAACGACCAAGAAAGGAGCATGCCTATGTCGGAAAAGCCGGAAGAAATGACCGTGGGCTGTGCCCGACCAACTGGCGGTCCGGTTGGTGAGGAAGTTAAAGAAACAAAAAAAGAACAAGTCGAAGAAAAGACGGAGGCAAAAAAAATGATCATGGTCGGAAGAAAAGCACCCGATTTCACTGCGCCTGCCTATTACAAGGGAAAATTCGTCAGTATCAAACTGTCGGACTATCTCGGAAAATGGGTTGTGCTGTGCTGTTATCCGGGTGACTTCACATTCGTGTGAGCTACTGAAGTCTCTGCGGTCGCAGAGAAATATCCCGTATTCCAGGAACTTGGAGTCGAAGTTTTATCAATGAGTGTGGATAGTGTGTTCGTCCACAAAATGTGGGATGAAAATGAGCTGTCTAAGATGGTAAAAGGCGGAATCCCCTTCCCTATGCTGACCGATGCGGGTGGTAAGGTCGGAACAGTGTATGGCATCTATGATGAGAACGCAGGTGTGGAAACGCGCGGTCGATTCCTCATCGATCCTGACGGTATTGTTCAGGGTTACGAAGTGCTGACCCCGCCTGTGGGTAGAAATGTCAGCGAAACTATCAGGCAGATACAGGCATTCCAGCTTGTGCGTGCAAGCAAAGGAACCCAGGCAACGCCATCCGGATGGAAACCCGGAAAAATGGTTCTCAAGCCAGGTCCTGACCTTGTAGGAAAGATCTGGGAAGTGTGGAAAACAGAAAACGCATTTGATTAATTCATAATAGAATGTCAGGCATTGGGTCATGAATGTGGTTCAGTGCCTGTTTTTTTTGAAAGAAATTGAACGCTGATCACCACAGATTGAGCTGATTGCCGCTAATAAAAATATTAAGTTGAATAACGATTTGTGATTTAATTTTTTCCTCTCGTTCCTAAGTTGCACTTGGGAACGAAGAATATCCAGTCGGTTACAAAGTCAACTTGGTAACCAGAAATTAATTTTAAGACAAGACTCAGCATAAAATGATGACTCTGTTGAAATGAGTTGATTTAATATTACTATTGAAAATAATGATTATCGTATACAGACTCAAAATTTGCTGTATCCACGAACTTTTTCGTTATTACAAATGTTTTAGTCAAATAGATTTTTTAAAAATAAATTTTGCAAAGCGACGACGCCGAAAACGCCCCCCAATATCCTGCGAGGAAATGCCGGGACTATCAGCATCTACTGTAACGCTGTGTTATTCTCCATCTAAAATGAATAGCCAAATTTTGAAATATCTATTTTGTATATATTTCTTACTATTTCTTCAGACTCGGAGTCGTAATAGAACCGATAATGGATCCTTTTCGATTTCATTATATGCGGAATTTTAACAATTTTATCAAAACGTATTTTTTTTAATATCCTAAGAACATCATTTTCAAAGCACTCAAATCTACCAATAAAATCAACTAACACCTTCCCGTCTTTATTTTCCAAAAAGGTATACTGAGGTTTCCATTGCACGTGAGATTTTTTCTGTATCAAGTACAGATATTTTTTAAAATCATCATTTTTATCCATTCCAATAAACGATCTAAGATCCATTCTCTGCTTCATATATAAAAATTGGGATACTGCTTTGTCCCAAGGATTTCTTACAAATGCAAACTTAAAGTATTTTTTAAATACAGTATTGCCAACTTCTACCTGGATTTGAGTTGCTAATAGATGCTGGAGTCCACCTGTCTGATATTTATTTTTATATTTTGAAATAAATCCCATCCACAAATTATTTACATTCCTATCTTCTTCATTCGGCCAAATTATATATTCAATACTTGTCCCACCACATCTTGGTATATGGATAAATATACATTGGTGTTTGTGAGAGATCATATTTTCTTGTGTATGGACTTTATGTAAAACATAAAAGGTGACAAAAACATGCGCATCACAGCTTTTGAAGTCTGAGTTTTTGCAATTGTTTACAACTTATCTTTAAGTGTGATCAGACTATTAGATATTTTACTGTTATATAATTCTATGTCATTGATATATACTTTATTTACTATTTCTATCATTTCTTTGCTAAACATTGATTCAGGAGATGGAAGATAACCAGATAATTTCTTATTTAGTAGCTCGATTGGATTCACTTTAAACAAACTATCTCCCTCTAATACTTTATATCCACTAGTATGATGGTCGACTAATGGTCGGGCATCAACGATGTCTAAATCAATTTTGTTTTTGAGTTTTACGCGAATCTTTTGGAACTCCTCAAAAGCGAAGTAATCATCATAGTCTTCAAATACAAGAAAATCCTCCTGTGGTTTCCAGTGAATATTGCCGTTTCGTATTGTTGGATTCTCCAAACTTTTTATGAAAAATTCGAAAGTCACATCGTCAAGATTGATTGCTCTATTGTGAAGAGCAATATATTTCCAAGCCACAACATCTCTGTTTATAAACTTGTCTAGAAATACACTAACTAGTCTAGAAAAAGGATCTCTAAGTATCGTAAAAGCATACTTGCACTGTACAAGGTCACGCATGTCAGCACTAAATGCGCCATTATTATTGTGAATCCAGTTAAAATCTTTCTTGTCTTTAATTGCACCATTAGCCATTGCTATACTCAATCGCATAGTTGAACAAGCATTCTTGGGAATATAACTGTATATAGCATTGTGTCTATATATGTTTAAAGCATGGTTTTGTGCAAAACGATGCTTTGGATTATTATTAATCGAATTAAATGACGATGTAGTGTATTTTAAATAATGCATATGGTTTTCTCAGAAATAATTACTAACAGCATTTTTTTTAAATCAGTTCTCTTATATCTTCGAAAGATATCAATGCTTCAGATTTTTCATTTTTCCAAAAATCATGTATGCAAAGCAATAAAGCAACTTGTTTTCTGTCAACTCAATTAATATCATATAAATTTTTTTGTCGCCTTGTAGTGAATAAAAAAATCGTTTCATTGACAATTACCTCAGCAAAATCTTATGTGCGGATATTCACAAAGGCTAAGCCGCGATAGGCAAAGTCTTTAAATAACACAATATTGAGGAAAAGATGAAAAAGAATGTTTTGCTTTTTTTACTATTTATTTTTGTTTGCACGACTCCTGCCGCCGCCCAGATCGAAGACGGCAAGTATGTTATCGGCAAACAGCTTACCATTCATTCTGAAATACTCGATCAGGACAGGCAACTCATTGTCCATCTACCGGTCGGATATGACGTAACCTCCGCAGAATATCCTGTACTCTATCTTCTGGATGGAGGGTATCACTTTCATCATACCACAGGGATAACTCAATTCCTCTCAGGTTTGGGAAAAATACCTCAAACCATCGTGGTTGCAATCCAGAATATTGACCGTAATAAAGACTTTCTACCCACGCACATTGAAAACCCTCCTACATCTGGTGGTGGAGAAGCATTTCTGGAATTTATCCAAACTGAACTGCTCCCGTATATTGAGGCAAATTATCGAACAGCACCCTATCGCATATTGGTAGGTCACTCGTTCGGCGGGACCTTTGCAATGTATGCATTCCTGGAAAAACCCGCACTCTTTAATGCCTTTCCCGTATCTTCACTGGGATAATGACTTCCTGTTAACGAAAGCGGAAACTGCATTGCTGAACAAGTATGATAACAATACATTTTTCTATATGACCCTTGGTGATGAGCCGCCGTACATTCCCACGATCGATAAATTTGTCGCACTCATAGATTCCACATCACCAGAGAATCTTGATTTCAGCTTCACGCATATGATAGAAGAGAATCACGGTACTGCTCCACATCGCTCGATCTACAATGGCTTGGAAACATTGTTTGACGGCTGGGGGCTGTCTCAAGAAACATATGTGCAGGGACTTGCAGCAATAGATCAGCATTATCAGCAGCTTTCCGAAACATATGGATATACGATCATGGCACCGGAAGCCACACTCAATATGTTGGGATATGGATATTTAGCTGAAAACGACTTTGAAAAAGCTATCGCTGTTTTCCAGGAAAATGTAAAACGATATCCGAAATCCGCAAATGTGTATGACAGCCTGGGTGAAGCATACGAGA
This window contains:
- a CDS encoding ankyrin repeat domain-containing protein; its protein translation is VIIKGNLEEVQGLIEDNEDLLYEKNQNDCNLLHFSSYLGYKDITEYFIQKGVDLDAKTDEGETPLHYAARNEKLEIVSLLLQNGAQVDIKCIRGRTPLHVVSRENGNVAIGKLLIKNGADINSRDNNERTPLAFSAFRGYKEFVKFLLENGVEVPMKGEEADDLLHKAAIGGHKELFDYMIDNGININSKSYYGGTILHSAASGGLVESMNKLLKSGMNINEECRYGLKPIHYATIEGNKNVIELLLKNGDDINSKTKIGKTPLDYAKELEYDEIVDFLVTRGADDNIRSLTDFEGKYFNQQAPGDTAEIFAPGIVSSEFGVHSSPAFMPNGTEVYWTPMDSRNGGIYFTKIENGKWIIPKIAAFSSGYFCSNPVLSPDGSKLFFHSERPIEQNGKPGFGIWYVERNDKTWSNPSQITSYVSDFAPGWQVSLDSKSNIYFSIRGLSDIYVSRYLNGDYSESEKLEGPINTEHIDGDPFIEKNAEYLVFSSNRPDGFGGFDLYVAFKNDDVIWEEVKNIGAGVNSESNEMWPIISPDGKYLFFASNRNGTVDSYWIDTQIIKDLREKAVFKQIFYEDFYNEVLELEKQECYDTALILVEENWQNYPEQEFELMKELEYLYRKTEQYERSLSLFELGHEKGYFFLLHPNLPKCEPYVEYSRFNDIVDQDTNLRGTAIDSAETIFEIVLPENYDKTKIYPLFFILHGGGSSLKKSKEHWIIPSEIKTKFIIAYVQSYIYYDSNTFGWRSYDERAREDISRIYDEITSEFPLDTSVVYIGGMSAGGTAAMDFAINQIIPIKGVFGVCPGIPQEFDEERVEKAKLSGLKVMMVAGENDHYRPRQEEMENVFVDQNVPSKYILIPEMGHDIPEDLSDRWIKAVKFFQE
- a CDS encoding GNAT family N-acetyltransferase — encoded protein: MKFDIYEDYSEKVITFVRELFAEYEQSLGFPLDFQNFDKELENLPGEYTPPEGCIFLCKVIEDIAGCIALRKLEPGICELKRMYVRKGYRGKGMGKQLADKIIERAKEIGYRIMRLDTLRSMTTPIKIYEELGFREIKAYRYNPFKNAVYMEKEL
- a CDS encoding redoxin domain-containing protein, with protein sequence MSEKPEEMTVGCARPTGGPVGEEVKETKKEQVEEKTEAKKMIMVGRKAPDFTAPAYYKGKFVSIKLSDYLGKWVVLCCYPGDFTFV
- a CDS encoding redoxin domain-containing protein — protein: MSVDSVFVHKMWDENELSKMVKGGIPFPMLTDAGGKVGTVYGIYDENAGVETRGRFLIDPDGIVQGYEVLTPPVGRNVSETIRQIQAFQLVRASKGTQATPSGWKPGKMVLKPGPDLVGKIWEVWKTENAFD
- a CDS encoding sulfotransferase family 2 domain-containing protein, which translates into the protein MISHKHQCIFIHIPRCGGTSIEYIIWPNEEDRNVNNLWMGFISKYKNKYQTGGLQHLLATQIQVEVGNTVFKKYFKFAFVRNPWDKAVSQFLYMKQRMDLRSFIGMDKNDDFKKYLYLIQKKSHVQWKPQYTFLENKDGKVLVDFIGRFECFENDVLRILKKIRFDKIVKIPHIMKSKRIHYRFYYDSESEEIVRNIYKIDISKFGYSF
- a CDS encoding sulfotransferase family 2 domain-containing protein; this translates as MHYLKYTTSSFNSINNNPKHRFAQNHALNIYRHNAIYSYIPKNACSTMRLSIAMANGAIKDKKDFNWIHNNNGAFSADMRDLVQCKYAFTILRDPFSRLVSVFLDKFINRDVVAWKYIALHNRAINLDDVTFEFFIKSLENPTIRNGNIHWKPQEDFLVFEDYDDYFAFEEFQKIRVKLKNKIDLDIVDARPLVDHHTSGYKVLEGDSLFKVNPIELLNKKLSGYLPSPESMFSKEMIEIVNKVYINDIELYNSKISNSLITLKDKL